The following are encoded in a window of Sminthopsis crassicaudata isolate SCR6 chromosome 3, ASM4859323v1, whole genome shotgun sequence genomic DNA:
- the NYX gene encoding nyctalopin: NGSSFFPPLLAFSPLMEPLFFGCFLLILPNLCCCKVILCFPCAHAIWACVRTCPTGCTCTKERSCSVLCDRTGLLQIPSEFPCEASFINLDKNGIKFLAERAFGTLPSLRHLSLSHNNISFITPGAFKGLPNLMELRIAYNEDIRYLHTRTFASLRHLVRLDVAGCNLFSIPDRIFVDLPALQELSCFQNHFRRVPGAVRGMQNLTHLYLERNWIEAIAYNSLQGLGRLHSLSLQDNRISVVHAGAFQDCQRMEYLYLNDNLLHDLPGSSFEGLSHLKMLNLGGNSLSQVSRDWFQDLVELEVLYLDRNRIQSIEEGAFENLTSLVALHLNSNNLTSLPFSVFQPVYFLGRLYLFRNPWHCDCQLEWLKEWMESYGLVRDVTCASPSSVASGDLSLVDFHRSQGGLCLDPEELNLTVPSEAPSEGPPSATESRFSSLISKLLSPRAPPENVTNSTSGLANSSLLDSLSSGLEGWPGSKALTFWASLHLFLCDIVTRLNMG; encoded by the coding sequence AATGgctcatctttttttcctccccttcttgcCTTCTCTCCCCTCATGGAACCTCTGTTCTTTGGCTGCTTCCTTCTCATTCTGCCCAACCTCTGCTGCTGCAAAGTGATTCTCTGCTTCCCCTGTGCCCATGCTATCTGGGCCTGTGTTCGCACCTGTCCAACCGGCTGCACCTGCACTAAGGAGCGCAGCTGCTCCGTATTGTGTGACAGGACGGGCCTCCTGCAGATCCCCAGTGAGTTCCCTTGCGAGGCCTCCTTCATCAACCTGGACAAGAACGGCATCAAATTCCTGGCAGAGCGGGCCTTTGGGACCCTGCCCTCCCTCCGACACCTGTCCCTGAGTCACAACAACATTTCCTTCATCACTCCAGGGGCCTTCAAGGGGCTGCCTAACCTGATGGAGCTCAGGATTGCCTACAATGAGGACATCCGCTACTTGCACACAAGGACTTTTGCTTCCCTCCGACACCTGGTCAGGCTGGACGTGGCAGGCTGCAACCTGTTCAGCATCCCTGACCGAATCTTTGTGGACCTCCCTGCCTTGCAGGAGCTTTCCTGCTTCCAGAACCACTTCCGCCGGGTGCCAGGGGCCGTCAGGGGGATGCAGAACCTGACCCATCTCTACTTGGAACGAAACTGGATCGAGGCCATTGCCTACAATTCCCTGCAGGGCCTGGGCCGGCTGCACTCCCTGAGTTTGCAAGACAACAGAATCAGTGTGGTGCATGCAGGTGCATTCCAGGACTGCCAGAGGATGGAGTACCTCTACCTGAATGACAATCTCCTCCACGATCTCCCAGGGAGCTCCTTCGAGGGCCTGAGCCACCTAAAGATGCTCAACCTTGGCGGCAACTCCCTGAGCCAAGTGTCCAGGGACTGGTTCCAGGACCTGGTGGAACTGGAAGTGCTCTACCTGGACAGGAACAGGATACAGTCCATCGAGGAAGGGGCCTTTGAGAACCTCACCAGCCTTGTGGCTCTGCACCTCAACAGCAATAACCTCACTTCCTTGCCCTTCTCCGTCTTTCAGCCGGTCTACTTCCTGGGCCGTCTCTACTTGTTCCGGAACCCTTGGCACTGTGACTGCCAGTTGGAGTGGCTCAAGGAATGGATGGAGAGTTACGGACTTGTCCGGGACGTCACTTGTGCCTCCCCATCCTCCGTGGCCAGTGGAGACCTGAGCTTGGTGGACTTTCACCGGTCCCAGGGGGGGCTCTGCCTGGACCCTGAGGAGCTGAACCTTACGGTCCCCAGCGAGGCCCCCTCGGAGGGGCCTCCCTCTGCCACTGAGAGCAGGTTCAGCAGCCTCATCTCCAAGCTCCTGTCCCCAAGGGCTCCGCCAGAGAACGTGACCAACAGCACCTCGGGCCTGGCCAACAGCTCGCTGCTGGATAGCCTTTCCTCAGGCCTGGAGGGGTGGCCGGGAAGCAAGGCCTTGACGTTTTGGGCCTCTCTTCACCTATTTCTATGTGATATAGTGACGAGACTGAACATGGGATGA